A stretch of Lactuca sativa cultivar Salinas chromosome 6, Lsat_Salinas_v11, whole genome shotgun sequence DNA encodes these proteins:
- the LOC128126769 gene encoding protein DETOXIFICATION 45, chloroplastic-like, whose amino-acid sequence MKCSRYSTLLLHHICLQVWLAVSLITDALAASGQALIASSVSKGNYRSVKDITYFVLTIGFVMGVTLAAILGVSFGSIVTLFTKDIGVLAIARTGVLFVSASQPLNAFAFIVDGLHYGVSDFPYAAYSMVCFFLDMNIKLHICPWINMFSL is encoded by the exons ATGAAATGCTCAAGGTACTCTACTCTACTGCTTCATCATATATGTCTGCAAGTTTGGTTGGCAGTTTCCCTTATTACAGATGCATTGGCTGCATCTGGTCAG gcGTTGATTGCTAGTTCGGTTTCAAAAGGGAATTATAGATCTGTGAAGGATATCACATACTTCGTGTTGACT aTTGGTTTTGTGATGGGTGTTACTTTGGCTGCAATATTGGGAGTTTCATTTGGTTCCATAGTCACACTGTTCACTAAGGACATTGGAGTATTGGCGATTGCTAGAACCGGGGTTTTG tTTGTGAGTGCTAGTCAGCCTTTGAATGCTTTTGCTTTTATTGTTGATGGTTTGCATTATGGAGTTTCAGACTTCCCGTATGCTGCTTATTCCATGGTATGCTTTTTTTTAGACATGAACATAAAATTACATATTTGCCCTTGGATTAATATGTTTTCACTGTAG